From the genome of Scytonema hofmannii PCC 7110, one region includes:
- a CDS encoding SDR family oxidoreductase, translating into MQLKSINQQVVVIVGASSGIGRIAALQFASRGAKVVVAARSQLGLNSLVEEIQNMGGDATAVVADVTIFDEVKAIADKAIEVYGRLDTWVHNAAVELYAAFEVTTPLEFKQIIDVNLMGQVHGAMAALPHIKSEGRGALIHVTSVEAKRSLPLQTAYAASKHGVNGFLEALRVELMHQKLPISVTEIMPAGINTPLFDKARTKLGVKPMPTPPIYQPSLVAKAIVEAAEHPKREVVVGGAGKMILLAQRVSPSLVDAYMVRNGFDSQYTKEPKSENAPDNLFEPILGHDKIEGDFSDRAKSSSF; encoded by the coding sequence ATGCAACTCAAGTCGATAAATCAGCAAGTTGTTGTTATAGTCGGGGCTTCAAGCGGGATCGGTCGCATTGCAGCTCTTCAATTTGCGAGTAGAGGAGCAAAGGTGGTGGTTGCTGCTCGCAGCCAACTAGGGCTAAATTCTTTGGTGGAAGAAATCCAGAATATGGGTGGTGACGCAACAGCCGTTGTTGCTGATGTCACAATATTTGATGAAGTGAAAGCGATCGCAGACAAAGCGATTGAAGTTTACGGGCGACTTGATACGTGGGTACACAACGCTGCTGTAGAACTCTACGCTGCTTTTGAGGTCACAACACCTTTAGAATTTAAACAAATTATTGATGTTAATTTAATGGGGCAAGTACATGGTGCGATGGCAGCATTGCCTCATATTAAAAGCGAAGGACGTGGAGCTTTAATTCATGTTACCTCTGTAGAAGCGAAGCGCAGTCTGCCTTTGCAAACTGCTTATGCAGCATCAAAACACGGTGTTAATGGATTTTTAGAAGCTTTGCGAGTCGAATTAATGCATCAAAAGCTTCCCATCAGTGTTACTGAAATTATGCCTGCTGGCATCAACACGCCTTTGTTTGATAAAGCACGCACTAAGTTAGGTGTTAAGCCAATGCCAACACCTCCAATATATCAACCTAGCCTTGTTGCTAAAGCAATTGTTGAAGCTGCAGAACATCCCAAACGCGAGGTTGTTGTTGGGGGTGCTGGTAAGATGATCCTTTTAGCTCAGCGAGTTTCGCCCAGTTTGGTAGATGCTTACATGGTGCGTAATGGCTTTGACTCGCAGTATACAAAAGAACCCAAGTCAGAAAATGCTCCTGACAATCTTTTTGAGCCAATATTAGGTCATGACAAAATTGAAGGTGACTTTAGCGATCGAGCGAAGTCGTCTAGTTTTTAA
- a CDS encoding DUF421 domain-containing protein, whose product MYKLFFQINWQEVFVPSVSIFELILRGTLVYLALFSVLRVMPSRQAGTLGIADLLVVVLFAEAAQNAMASHYSSITEGGILVGTVIFWSYFLNWLGYKCPPFQRFLNPPPLLLVKYGKLIERNMQRELITKDELMSQLRQQGVELLSDVKRAYIEADGGISVIPYEPSKKVTSTVSRDQ is encoded by the coding sequence ATGTATAAGTTATTTTTCCAGATAAATTGGCAAGAAGTTTTTGTTCCTAGCGTCTCTATCTTTGAACTCATTCTGCGGGGAACACTCGTGTACCTAGCACTGTTTTCAGTTTTACGTGTTATGCCCAGCCGACAAGCAGGAACGCTGGGAATTGCCGATCTACTTGTGGTTGTGCTGTTTGCTGAAGCTGCTCAAAACGCTATGGCAAGCCATTATTCATCAATTACTGAAGGAGGAATTCTGGTAGGAACAGTTATTTTCTGGAGTTACTTTTTGAACTGGTTAGGGTATAAATGTCCACCATTTCAACGCTTTTTAAATCCTCCTCCGCTACTGCTAGTTAAGTATGGTAAATTGATCGAGCGCAATATGCAACGAGAACTAATTACAAAAGATGAATTGATGAGCCAGTTACGTCAGCAAGGAGTGGAACTACTTTCTGATGTAAAAAGAGCATATATAGAGGCGGATGGAGGTATTAGTGTGATTCCCTATGAGCCTTCAAAAAAAGTGACCAGTACAGTGAGCCGTGACCAGTGA
- a CDS encoding PAS domain-containing sensor histidine kinase, which translates to MVNQKQAKSLEDTFAGNSNMTEIMRTHSKLAELRQKKVARKHELYVETETVCVDIGSIFESITDALVAVDSQWCYIYVNSEAARLMQKNSEDLLGKEMWEVFPDTIGTKFEKEYKRSLIEQVVVNFEEFFPSYSMWLEVRANPFEQGLAIYFRDISQRKKDEQEYRQLLQRERAARAEAESANRIKDEFLAVLSHELRSPLNPILGWAKMLRTGKYDQVATHRALETIERNAKLQAQLIEDLLDVSRILRGKLVLNIYPVNLVTTIEAAIETVQLAAQAKAIQVHTFLDSNVGLISGDTNRLQQILWNLLSNAIKFTPNGGRVEVRLERVEEDKGEILNGSSLSSGYAQITITDNGKGINAEFLPHVFEYFRQENSSTTRKFGGLGLGLAIVRYLTEMHGGSVTAHSQGEGLGATFTVKLPLVSDSQYQPVDSEDFHSLHATLHSPLEGLRILVVDDEADIRELVAFILEEFGAEVCITKSASEALTVIEQSVPDLLVCDIGMPDVDGYMLMRQIRALPSEKGGQMLAVALTAYAGEYNQKQALASGFQMHLSKPVEPDKLVREISRICCPANTTEKFS; encoded by the coding sequence ATGGTGAACCAAAAACAAGCAAAATCCCTTGAAGATACATTTGCTGGTAATAGCAACATGACAGAAATCATGCGAACTCATTCTAAACTAGCAGAATTGCGTCAGAAGAAAGTAGCTCGCAAGCATGAGTTATATGTGGAGACAGAAACAGTATGTGTAGATATTGGGAGTATTTTTGAGAGTATTACTGATGCCTTGGTTGCTGTAGATTCTCAGTGGTGCTACATTTATGTCAATTCCGAAGCAGCAAGGCTGATGCAAAAAAATTCAGAAGATTTGCTTGGAAAGGAAATGTGGGAAGTGTTTCCAGATACAATAGGGACGAAATTTGAAAAAGAATATAAGCGATCGCTCATCGAACAAGTGGTTGTAAATTTTGAGGAATTTTTCCCGTCCTATAGTATGTGGTTGGAAGTTCGGGCGAATCCTTTTGAGCAAGGTCTGGCGATTTATTTTCGAGACATCTCTCAGCGAAAAAAAGACGAGCAAGAGTACAGACAACTTTTACAACGAGAAAGGGCTGCACGGGCTGAAGCTGAATCGGCTAACAGAATTAAAGATGAGTTTTTAGCAGTACTATCCCACGAATTGCGATCGCCTCTCAACCCAATACTAGGTTGGGCAAAAATGCTGAGAACTGGTAAGTACGATCAAGTAGCAACTCACCGTGCCTTGGAAACAATAGAGCGTAATGCTAAGTTACAAGCACAACTGATTGAAGACTTGTTAGATGTATCTCGCATTTTACGTGGCAAGTTAGTCTTAAATATCTATCCGGTTAATTTAGTAACAACAATAGAAGCTGCGATCGAAACAGTACAGTTAGCAGCACAAGCAAAAGCCATCCAAGTTCATACCTTCTTAGATTCTAATGTAGGGTTAATATCAGGAGATACAAATCGCCTGCAACAAATCTTGTGGAATTTGCTTTCAAATGCTATTAAATTTACACCCAATGGGGGACGGGTAGAAGTCCGATTAGAACGAGTAGAAGAAGACAAGGGAGAAATATTAAACGGGTCTTCTCTGTCGAGTGGCTACGCGCAAATCACGATTACAGATAATGGCAAGGGGATTAATGCGGAATTTTTACCCCATGTATTTGAGTATTTCCGACAAGAGAACAGCAGTACAACCCGTAAATTTGGTGGACTGGGCTTAGGGCTAGCCATTGTTAGATACCTGACAGAAATGCATGGTGGTTCGGTAACAGCCCACAGTCAAGGAGAGGGGCTGGGGGCCACATTTACTGTTAAATTGCCACTTGTGAGCGATTCTCAATACCAACCTGTAGATTCTGAAGATTTCCACTCCCTACACGCCACTCTCCACTCTCCGCTTGAAGGATTGCGAATTTTGGTAGTAGATGATGAAGCTGATATTCGAGAATTAGTTGCTTTTATTTTAGAAGAGTTTGGAGCCGAAGTCTGTATTACAAAATCAGCCAGCGAAGCACTCACAGTCATAGAACAATCAGTGCCAGATCTTTTGGTTTGTGATATTGGTATGCCAGATGTAGATGGTTATATGCTGATGCGTCAGATCCGGGCTTTGCCATCAGAAAAGGGAGGTCAAATGCTAGCAGTTGCGCTGACAGCTTATGCAGGAGAATACAATCAAAAACAAGCTCTAGCTTCAGGATTTCAGATGCATCTTTCCAAACCTGTAGAGCCAGATAAATTAGTTAGGGAAATCTCCCGCATATGCTGTCCGGCCAACACGACTGAAAAATTTTCATAA
- the nifJ gene encoding pyruvate:ferredoxin (flavodoxin) oxidoreductase produces MNTNFATIDGNEAVARVAYRINEVIAIYPITPSSAMGEWADTWSSEGRPNLWGTVPSVIEMQSEGGAAAAVHGALQTGSLTTTFTSSQGLLLMIPNLYKIAGELTSAVIHVAARSLATHALSIFGDHSDVMAARATGFALLCSASVQESHDFALIAQAATLQTRVPFMHFFDGFRTSHEIQKVQLLNDNDLKALIDIESIFAHRYRALTPDRPVLRGTAQNPDIYFQSRESINPYYSACPDIVQRVMDRFGELTGRYYQIFEYYGVSNAEQIIVLMGSGCETVHETVDYLNARGEKVGVVKVRLYRPFDVKRFVEVLPTTVKAIAVLDRTKEPGSVGEPLYLDIVTALHEMWDARGSGRISPLPKVISGRYGLSSKEFTPAMVRAIFENLAQTTSKNHFTVGINDDISHTSLTHDPNFSIEPDSVVRAMFYGLGSDGTVGANKNSIKIIGEETDNYAQGYFVYDSKKSGSITVSHLRFGSQPIRSTYLIDKANFIGCHQWFFLERIDILKNAAPGAIFLLNSPHDPYTVWEHLPVKIQEQIISKQLKFYVINANKVARESGMGGRINTIMQVCFFALAGVLPQEEAIAKIKQAIEKTYGKKGAEVVRTNLEAVDRTLENLHKVGTGRQETQENFSQSKIQNPKSKIPIAAPEFVREVLGKIMLWQGDELPVSALPPDGTYPTGTAKWEKRNVAQEIPVWDSSICVQCSKCVIVCPHGAIRSKIYQANALDEAPTNFKSANAKDKDFAEQKFTIQVAPEDCTGCQICVDICPAKNKFQPERKAINMEPQLPLREQERENWHFFLSLPNPDRRQLKLTQIRQQQLQQPLFEFSGACAGCGETPYLKLLTQLFGDRAAIANATGCSSIYGGNLPTTPWTTNNEGRGPAWSNSLFEDNAEFGFGFRLSLDKQTEFATELLKKLANTKREIGNGEVEPLIPNDLVQSLLTAQQKSEANIYQQRQQVERLKSLLHQLIKTHPSISDFPIAEAKQLLTLVDYLVKKSVWIVGGDGWAYDIDFGGLDHVLASGRNVNILVMDTEVYSNTGGQSSKATPKGAVAKFASSGKPVAKKDLGLIAMTYGNVYVASVAIGAKDEHTLKAFLEAEAYDGPSLIIAYSHCIAHGIDMATAMNHQKALVESGRWLLYRYNPDLQKQGQNPLQLDMRSPKQSVEGSMYQENRFKMLTKNKPALAKRLLEEAQAEVNARWQMYEYLAVRKNQD; encoded by the coding sequence ATGAACACAAACTTTGCAACAATAGACGGGAATGAAGCTGTTGCCCGTGTTGCTTACCGCATCAATGAAGTGATTGCTATCTATCCCATTACTCCCTCCTCTGCAATGGGAGAATGGGCTGATACATGGTCATCTGAAGGACGCCCCAACTTATGGGGTACTGTTCCCAGCGTGATTGAGATGCAAAGCGAAGGTGGTGCGGCGGCGGCTGTTCATGGAGCATTACAAACAGGCTCCCTGACAACGACTTTCACATCATCGCAGGGATTGCTATTGATGATTCCCAACCTTTATAAAATTGCAGGAGAATTAACGAGTGCAGTAATTCACGTTGCTGCTCGTTCTTTAGCAACTCACGCCCTGTCAATTTTTGGCGATCATAGTGATGTCATGGCAGCTCGTGCAACTGGTTTTGCCCTTCTATGCTCGGCGTCAGTACAAGAAAGCCATGACTTTGCTTTAATTGCACAAGCTGCTACCCTTCAGACGCGAGTCCCATTTATGCACTTTTTTGACGGCTTCCGGACTTCGCATGAAATTCAAAAAGTGCAGCTATTGAATGATAACGACTTAAAAGCCCTCATCGATATTGAATCAATCTTTGCCCATCGCTATCGTGCTTTGACTCCTGATCGTCCCGTATTACGGGGAACTGCTCAAAACCCTGATATCTATTTCCAATCCCGCGAAAGTATTAACCCTTATTACAGCGCCTGTCCCGATATTGTCCAACGAGTGATGGATCGATTTGGAGAACTGACGGGACGCTACTATCAAATTTTTGAATACTACGGTGTATCCAATGCCGAACAGATTATCGTCCTCATGGGTTCTGGCTGTGAAACAGTGCATGAGACAGTCGATTATCTTAACGCTCGTGGTGAAAAAGTTGGTGTTGTTAAAGTTAGACTGTATCGTCCTTTTGATGTCAAACGGTTTGTAGAAGTATTACCTACGACTGTGAAAGCGATCGCAGTTCTTGACCGTACAAAAGAACCAGGTAGTGTTGGTGAACCCTTATATTTAGATATAGTGACCGCCCTCCACGAAATGTGGGACGCCAGAGGTAGTGGAAGGATTTCACCCCTACCTAAAGTCATTAGTGGTCGTTACGGTCTTTCTTCCAAAGAATTTACTCCAGCAATGGTGAGGGCAATTTTTGAGAATCTTGCCCAAACTACATCGAAAAACCACTTTACTGTAGGTATTAATGACGATATCAGTCATACCTCCCTCACCCATGACCCCAACTTCTCTATTGAGCCAGACAGTGTAGTTCGAGCAATGTTTTACGGGTTAGGGTCTGATGGGACGGTAGGAGCAAATAAAAACTCAATTAAGATTATTGGTGAGGAGACCGATAACTACGCTCAGGGGTATTTTGTCTACGACTCAAAGAAATCTGGGTCTATCACCGTTTCACATTTACGTTTCGGTTCCCAACCCATTCGTTCAACTTACCTCATTGACAAAGCCAACTTTATTGGTTGCCATCAATGGTTTTTTTTAGAACGTATTGATATTCTAAAAAATGCTGCCCCAGGAGCAATATTTTTGCTTAACAGCCCTCACGATCCTTATACTGTTTGGGAACATCTCCCAGTAAAAATACAAGAGCAAATTATTAGCAAGCAGTTAAAGTTTTACGTTATTAATGCGAACAAGGTAGCTCGTGAAAGTGGCATGGGTGGAAGGATTAACACCATCATGCAAGTCTGTTTCTTTGCACTAGCAGGTGTTTTGCCACAAGAAGAAGCGATCGCCAAAATTAAGCAAGCGATCGAAAAGACTTATGGGAAGAAAGGCGCGGAAGTTGTCCGGACGAACCTAGAGGCTGTGGATCGGACTTTAGAAAACTTGCACAAAGTAGGGACTGGGAGACAAGAGACACAAGAAAATTTTTCCCAATCCAAAATCCAAAATCCAAAATCCAAAATCCCCATTGCTGCTCCCGAATTCGTGCGGGAAGTTTTAGGTAAAATTATGTTATGGCAGGGTGATGAACTGCCTGTAAGCGCCCTTCCTCCTGATGGTACTTATCCCACGGGTACTGCCAAGTGGGAAAAGCGCAATGTTGCACAAGAAATTCCTGTTTGGGACTCCAGCATCTGCGTGCAGTGTAGTAAGTGCGTTATTGTTTGCCCTCATGGAGCGATTCGGAGTAAAATCTACCAAGCAAACGCATTGGATGAAGCTCCAACGAATTTTAAATCTGCCAATGCTAAGGATAAAGATTTTGCCGAACAAAAGTTTACAATTCAAGTCGCTCCAGAAGATTGTACGGGGTGTCAGATTTGTGTAGATATTTGCCCTGCAAAAAATAAATTTCAACCGGAACGCAAGGCAATTAACATGGAGCCACAATTGCCTCTGCGGGAGCAAGAACGGGAAAACTGGCACTTCTTTTTAAGTTTGCCAAATCCTGATCGCCGACAGCTTAAACTCACACAAATTCGCCAACAACAACTACAACAACCGCTATTTGAATTTTCTGGTGCCTGTGCTGGTTGTGGTGAAACACCGTATTTAAAATTGCTAACACAATTGTTTGGAGATCGAGCTGCGATCGCTAACGCTACGGGTTGTTCTTCAATCTACGGTGGGAACTTACCTACAACTCCTTGGACAACAAATAATGAAGGCAGAGGACCCGCTTGGTCGAATAGCTTATTTGAAGATAATGCTGAATTTGGTTTTGGCTTTCGTTTGTCTTTGGATAAGCAGACTGAATTTGCTACCGAACTGCTGAAAAAATTAGCAAATACAAAACGGGAGATCGGCAATGGAGAAGTTGAACCATTAATTCCTAATGATTTGGTTCAATCTCTTTTAACTGCACAGCAAAAGTCAGAAGCAAATATTTATCAACAACGGCAGCAAGTCGAGCGTCTCAAATCTTTGCTACATCAATTAATTAAAACACATCCTTCCATCTCCGATTTCCCTATTGCCGAAGCCAAACAGCTTTTAACACTAGTTGATTACTTAGTAAAGAAAAGTGTTTGGATTGTTGGCGGTGATGGATGGGCATATGATATTGACTTTGGCGGACTCGATCACGTACTTGCTAGTGGTCGCAATGTCAATATCTTGGTCATGGATACGGAAGTCTATTCAAACACGGGCGGACAATCTTCTAAAGCCACTCCAAAGGGTGCAGTTGCTAAGTTTGCCTCTAGTGGTAAGCCTGTGGCTAAAAAAGACTTGGGGCTGATTGCTATGACATATGGAAATGTTTACGTAGCAAGTGTAGCGATTGGCGCGAAAGATGAACACACCCTAAAAGCATTTTTAGAAGCAGAAGCTTATGACGGTCCATCATTGATTATTGCGTACAGCCACTGCATAGCCCACGGGATAGATATGGCAACAGCCATGAATCACCAAAAAGCCTTGGTGGAATCAGGACGTTGGCTGCTTTATCGATACAATCCCGATTTGCAAAAACAGGGTCAAAATCCCTTGCAATTGGATATGCGATCGCCTAAACAGTCGGTGGAAGGGTCGATGTATCAAGAAAATCGTTTCAAAATGCTCACCAAAAACAAACCAGCTCTTGCCAAACGCTTGCTAGAAGAGGCTCAAGCTGAGGTAAATGCACGCTGGCAAATGTACGAGTATTTAGCAGTACGCAAAAATCAGGACTAG
- a CDS encoding helix-turn-helix domain-containing protein, translating to MLLQTNKKQPIVPTESKSPLLTLSQAQALCGLSLQALHDAIFEGRLRARMIGEDWKIRSSDLKEYISTFNRNR from the coding sequence ATGCTTTTACAAACAAACAAAAAACAGCCTATTGTTCCCACAGAGTCTAAGTCGCCTCTGCTCACACTTTCACAGGCTCAAGCGCTCTGTGGGCTTTCTCTACAAGCCCTACATGATGCAATTTTCGAGGGAAGACTACGAGCTAGGATGATTGGTGAAGATTGGAAAATTAGAAGTAGCGATTTAAAAGAATATATCTCTACCTTTAATAGAAATCGGTGA
- a CDS encoding S-layer homology domain-containing protein, which yields MSPDPKSSQSNPLGFDELIGILVAFATIGAILFWSFSRRGDSGWNMTGLQFPLPTTSTSPTLSIPPEQLVPRGNEPAKTPLPPQEIIPEDELPTVSKTDIKESPQAQAPLLLSPEVYAIEEYRAVTPAEKLPTIPPPIAFTDISNDFWGRRFIDKLSSRGIIKGFPDYSFRPNQPVSRAEFAAMLQQAFNTKVRSKGLSLEDISEQYWAAPAIDRAMGAGFLKGYPDKTFKPQQKISRVQVLVALASGLNLKKSSPSQEVLSIYEDVGDIPQYAIAKVTAATENSIVVNYPDAKFLAPNKEATRAEVAVMIHQALVRTGRLQPIKSQNVVTLP from the coding sequence ATGTCTCCCGATCCGAAGTCATCGCAATCGAATCCTCTTGGCTTTGATGAACTCATTGGCATTTTAGTTGCCTTTGCTACTATTGGAGCAATTCTCTTCTGGTCATTTTCCCGCAGAGGAGACTCTGGCTGGAATATGACTGGGCTACAGTTTCCATTACCAACAACCTCTACGTCTCCAACCTTAAGCATTCCACCAGAACAACTCGTTCCACGTGGCAATGAACCTGCCAAAACTCCATTACCACCTCAGGAAATAATACCTGAAGATGAGTTACCGACCGTTAGCAAAACAGATATAAAAGAATCACCACAAGCACAAGCACCTTTGTTATTGTCGCCCGAAGTCTATGCTATAGAAGAATATCGCGCAGTTACTCCTGCAGAAAAATTACCAACCATCCCCCCTCCAATTGCATTCACGGACATATCTAATGACTTTTGGGGGCGTCGCTTTATTGATAAACTCTCTTCCCGTGGAATTATCAAAGGCTTTCCCGATTACTCTTTTAGACCAAATCAGCCAGTCAGCCGTGCTGAATTTGCTGCTATGTTGCAACAAGCCTTTAATACAAAAGTACGTAGCAAGGGACTCTCATTGGAAGATATATCAGAACAGTATTGGGCAGCTCCTGCCATCGATCGAGCTATGGGCGCGGGATTTTTAAAAGGTTATCCAGACAAAACATTCAAACCACAGCAGAAAATTTCTCGAGTGCAGGTGCTAGTTGCTCTTGCAAGCGGGTTAAATTTGAAAAAATCTTCCCCCTCACAGGAGGTTTTAAGTATTTATGAGGACGTAGGCGATATTCCTCAATATGCGATCGCTAAAGTCACGGCTGCTACTGAAAATAGTATTGTGGTCAACTATCCAGATGCAAAGTTTCTTGCCCCAAATAAAGAAGCTACCCGTGCTGAGGTAGCTGTTATGATTCATCAAGCTTTGGTAAGAACAGGGAGGTTACAACCTATTAAATCTCAAAATGTTGTGACGCTACCCTAG
- a CDS encoding pentapeptide repeat-containing protein has protein sequence MKTKLLAVLAIATPLMLASSVKAANPQHVQKLLETRECSGCDLSNANLSGAHLIGADLRDANLTGANLTDANLEGADLSSANLAGANLSSAFATNVNFKKANLDRVNFAEAKIYDSNVHGASMNDLNITNAEIFNTGIGIGGDSKDIPDWD, from the coding sequence ATGAAAACCAAGCTTCTCGCTGTTCTTGCGATCGCAACACCCCTGATGTTAGCTAGTTCAGTTAAGGCTGCGAATCCCCAGCACGTGCAAAAGCTATTAGAAACCAGAGAGTGTAGTGGTTGTGATTTATCTAATGCCAATTTAAGTGGCGCTCACTTGATTGGGGCTGATTTGAGAGATGCAAATCTTACTGGAGCTAATTTAACGGATGCAAATCTTGAAGGTGCGGACTTAAGTAGTGCGAACTTGGCAGGTGCCAACCTATCCTCAGCTTTTGCAACAAACGTAAATTTCAAAAAAGCTAATCTTGATAGAGTCAATTTTGCAGAAGCTAAAATTTACGACTCCAATGTCCATGGAGCATCAATGAATGACCTTAACATTACCAATGCTGAGATCTTCAACACGGGAATTGGTATTGGTGGAGATAGTAAAGATATTCCTGATTGGGACTGA
- a CDS encoding M56 family metallopeptidase: MHIFMIVAALTVAYWMRSKSTRIHGNWNEQWQKILFLFLFPPLLIFMTDIALLCMGPQGKMGGLQTGCFGYVLALIVLAFIAISCVKLALEGWRSIKSTRNCFPVNIAGRQVRVLNTRALFAGQIGFWQPELVLSEGLLQTLTPEQLETVFAHEQGHFHYRDTFWFFWLGWARFCTAWLPNTEALWQELLTLRELRADIYAASRVDPLLLAESLLLVASTPPISSEICCAALGSSSADRLEQRIEALLEEPQPIPKSNLRFWKSFLLAFLPMVTVIFHT, translated from the coding sequence ATGCATATTTTCATGATTGTAGCTGCTTTAACAGTTGCTTATTGGATGAGGTCTAAATCGACAAGAATTCACGGTAACTGGAATGAGCAATGGCAAAAAATACTCTTTTTATTTCTCTTTCCCCCATTGCTCATTTTTATGACAGACATTGCTTTGCTGTGCATGGGACCCCAAGGCAAAATGGGCGGCTTGCAGACGGGTTGTTTTGGCTATGTTTTAGCATTAATTGTTCTTGCTTTTATTGCCATTTCATGCGTCAAACTAGCATTAGAAGGGTGGCGGTCTATTAAATCTACCCGCAATTGTTTTCCAGTTAATATTGCAGGTCGGCAAGTTAGAGTTCTCAATACAAGAGCATTATTTGCCGGTCAAATCGGATTTTGGCAACCGGAACTCGTTCTAAGTGAAGGGCTGCTGCAAACTCTTACCCCAGAGCAATTAGAAACAGTCTTTGCTCACGAGCAAGGACATTTCCACTACCGAGATACATTTTGGTTTTTTTGGTTGGGATGGGCGCGTTTTTGCACTGCTTGGTTGCCTAACACAGAAGCTTTATGGCAAGAATTGTTGACATTGCGCGAACTTCGCGCTGACATATACGCTGCATCAAGAGTAGACCCGCTACTGCTAGCAGAATCGCTATTATTAGTGGCTAGTACCCCACCTATATCATCAGAAATTTGCTGTGCGGCTTTGGGTTCGAGTAGCGCAGATCGTTTGGAACAGAGAATAGAAGCCTTGCTAGAAGAACCACAGCCCATCCCAAAATCAAACTTGCGGTTTTGGAAAAGCTTCCTCCTAGCATTTCTGCCTATGGTTACTGTCATATTTCACACCTAA
- a CDS encoding CAAD domain-containing protein, whose product MEAEMQQPEIVETKSSEATVPNINNQTGTITKVQPAVQSQEQWLKYGEQASSFLASLPEYLGGFFNQYKQPLIVVGLIVGAIVTVKVVLAILDALNDFPLVAPTFELIGIGYSAWFVYRYLLKASTRQELTGEISSLKSQVVGKESLEG is encoded by the coding sequence ATGGAAGCGGAAATGCAACAACCAGAAATTGTGGAAACAAAGTCTTCAGAGGCAACAGTGCCAAATATCAACAACCAAACAGGAACCATAACCAAAGTCCAGCCTGCCGTGCAGTCTCAAGAGCAATGGTTAAAATATGGAGAACAAGCTTCTAGCTTTTTGGCATCACTGCCTGAATATCTAGGAGGATTTTTCAATCAATACAAACAACCTCTCATCGTTGTTGGTTTAATCGTAGGAGCAATTGTAACTGTCAAAGTGGTTCTGGCAATCCTAGATGCTCTCAATGATTTTCCTTTGGTAGCGCCAACCTTTGAGTTAATTGGTATTGGTTACTCTGCTTGGTTTGTCTACCGCTATCTACTAAAAGCTTCAACCAGGCAAGAGTTAACTGGTGAAATTTCGTCACTGAAATCACAAGTTGTAGGCAAAGAAAGTTTGGAAGGTTAA
- a CDS encoding translation initiation factor, with translation MSSSNRNNPENRFVYQEFGNGNSATFERATPDLPPEKQNVRVQATRAGRKGKTVTVITGFQTNQETLQALLKQLKTQCGTGGTMKENEIEIQGDHKQKILELLIKLGYKAKISGG, from the coding sequence ATGTCTTCATCAAATCGTAACAACCCTGAAAACCGCTTCGTCTATCAAGAGTTTGGCAATGGCAACTCTGCTACCTTTGAAAGAGCAACTCCCGACCTTCCACCAGAGAAGCAAAATGTGCGCGTACAAGCGACTCGGGCTGGACGTAAAGGGAAAACTGTGACTGTGATTACTGGCTTTCAAACAAATCAAGAAACTTTACAAGCTTTACTCAAGCAGTTAAAAACCCAGTGTGGTACGGGTGGCACTATGAAAGAAAATGAAATTGAAATTCAGGGCGACCACAAGCAGAAAATTCTTGAGCTTTTAATTAAGCTTGGTTACAAAGCCAAGATAAGTGGTGGCTAA
- a CDS encoding YqaE/Pmp3 family membrane protein: MDLVRILCAVFLPPLGVFLQVGIGKDFWINLLLTIFGFYILGLIHAIWVIARKD; this comes from the coding sequence ATGGATTTAGTAAGAATACTTTGCGCTGTTTTTCTACCGCCTCTTGGAGTGTTCCTACAAGTGGGCATTGGTAAAGATTTTTGGATCAACTTGCTGCTTACTATTTTTGGATTTTATATTCTTGGACTTATTCATGCAATCTGGGTCATTGCTAGAAAAGATTAA